A genomic window from Clostridium aceticum includes:
- a CDS encoding glycerate kinase type-2 family protein, giving the protein MNTMRQDALTIIDESIKAVLPEAAVIKALEKKKFTGNIVVVAIGKAAWNMAKATKDTLGDKVSKGVVVTKYHHSKGPIEGFEIIEAGHPIPDENSIKGADKALELVGNLTEKDHVIFLISGGGSALFEKPMEGVSLEDIMDITNQLLASGADIVEINAIRKHLSAVKGGRFASQCGKANIYAIVLSDVVGDRLDSIASGPAYPDSSTSEEALRIIEKYKLQVAEHLRKVLNVETPKKVENCETVITGSVTALCEAAAMAAEKLGYKPIVIASTLDCEAKEAGKFMVSIAKEIKNSNNSRPLLQPPCAVIAGGETVVRLTGKGKGGRNQEMALSAAIGIEGMEDVVLFSIGSDGTDGPTDAAGGMVDGKTTQRMKEASIQPEAYLENNDAYHALKASGDLIITGATGTNVNDVVVVLCK; this is encoded by the coding sequence ATGAACACAATGAGACAAGATGCTTTAACCATCATAGATGAATCTATAAAAGCTGTTTTACCAGAAGCGGCGGTGATAAAAGCATTAGAAAAAAAGAAATTTACAGGTAATATCGTTGTTGTGGCTATTGGAAAGGCTGCTTGGAATATGGCTAAAGCCACGAAAGATACTCTAGGAGATAAGGTTTCAAAGGGTGTGGTGGTAACAAAGTATCATCATTCAAAGGGTCCTATAGAAGGATTTGAAATTATTGAGGCAGGACATCCAATACCAGATGAAAACTCTATTAAGGGGGCAGATAAGGCTTTAGAACTAGTTGGAAATTTAACAGAAAAAGACCATGTAATCTTCTTAATATCTGGAGGTGGATCAGCATTATTTGAGAAACCAATGGAGGGAGTAAGTCTTGAGGATATTATGGATATTACAAATCAGTTGTTGGCTTCTGGTGCAGATATTGTTGAAATCAACGCAATAAGAAAGCATCTTTCAGCTGTAAAGGGAGGGAGATTTGCCTCTCAATGTGGAAAAGCTAATATTTATGCTATTGTTTTATCGGATGTGGTGGGGGATCGATTAGACTCTATTGCTTCCGGACCAGCCTATCCCGATAGCTCCACATCCGAAGAAGCCTTAAGGATCATAGAAAAGTATAAGCTGCAGGTGGCAGAGCACCTAAGAAAAGTACTAAATGTTGAGACCCCTAAAAAGGTAGAAAATTGCGAAACTGTTATTACAGGGAGTGTCACTGCCTTATGTGAAGCTGCCGCTATGGCTGCAGAAAAGCTTGGCTACAAGCCGATAGTTATTGCTTCTACATTAGACTGTGAAGCAAAAGAAGCAGGGAAGTTTATGGTTTCCATTGCTAAGGAAATTAAAAATAGCAATAACAGTAGACCACTGCTACAGCCCCCTTGTGCAGTTATTGCTGGAGGAGAGACGGTAGTGCGGTTAACAGGAAAGGGCAAGGGCGGAAGAAATCAAGAAATGGCACTATCGGCGGCCATAGGGATTGAAGGTATGGAGGATGTTGTGTTATTTTCTATAGGTTCAGATGGAACAGATGGACCAACGGATGCAGCTGGAGGCATGGTAGATGGAAAAACCACTCAAAGAATGAAGGAAGCAAGTATACAGCCAGAAGCTTACTTAGAAAATAATGACGCCTATCATGCATTAAAAGCAAGTGGGGATTTGATTATAACAGGAGCCACAGGAACAAATGTAAATGATGTGGTGGTTGTGCTGTGTAAATAA
- a CDS encoding DUF881 domain-containing protein produces MGLKEKVTIAVLCGILGLIISLQFNVVKKETKGGHLSTERLQQLTMELSNLKTEKEKLNEELAYLDERLKAYEMSETDENSIIKNLKKDLERHQLLAGYKEGKGPGIVITIDDPPKDFSMLGEESTVMYYYDFLIALINQLNAAGAEGISINDQRYIATTEIHPASNTMFINAVPTRPPITIKAIGNPESLEAAMNMKFGVIWTMREKNLQVNVKKEDSITLPRYNKVIQYQYAKPVEYSYTE; encoded by the coding sequence ATGGGTCTAAAAGAGAAAGTCACTATTGCTGTGCTCTGTGGGATACTAGGGCTTATTATATCTTTACAATTTAATGTTGTTAAAAAAGAAACCAAAGGGGGACACTTATCAACAGAAAGACTTCAACAGCTAACCATGGAATTAAGTAATCTCAAAACAGAAAAAGAGAAGTTGAATGAAGAATTAGCGTACTTGGACGAACGTTTAAAGGCATATGAAATGTCTGAAACCGATGAAAATTCAATAATAAAAAATTTGAAAAAAGATTTAGAAAGACATCAATTACTAGCAGGTTATAAAGAAGGAAAGGGACCGGGAATCGTTATTACTATTGATGATCCTCCTAAGGATTTTTCGATGCTAGGAGAAGAAAGCACAGTGATGTATTACTATGATTTTTTGATAGCTCTAATAAATCAGCTTAATGCTGCAGGAGCAGAGGGGATTTCTATTAACGATCAAAGGTATATAGCAACGACTGAAATTCATCCTGCATCTAATACAATGTTTATTAATGCTGTACCTACTAGACCGCCTATCACCATTAAAGCCATCGGTAACCCTGAAAGCTTAGAGGCTGCAATGAATATGAAATTTGGTGTTATATGGACAATGAGGGAAAAAAATTTACAGGTAAATGTGAAGAAAGAAGATTCTATTACATTGCCAAGATATAATAAGGTAATTCAATATCAGTATGCAAAACCAGTGGAATATAGTTATACAGAATAA
- a CDS encoding fibronectin type III domain-containing protein, with translation MKRLSFLFIMMFIISTIFTIFVLDSQVFAEIISNPPPILNASTISSTGIKLNWTYKSSNETGFKIERKVSGGNYSQIDRVDANTKSYTDTGLTADTTYIYRIRAYNDTEDSVYSNEVTETTEGRPAAPTNLTITSSTNTSVNLAWTDKSNNETGFKIERKVSGGSYVQIDMVGANKTTYKDTDIDSGERYAYRIRAYNSAGNSDYSNEATVTTEGKPAAPTNLTVISSTGNSVTLSWKDQSRNETGFKIERKVSGENYKEINSVRTNTTTYEDKTISSGNKYTYRVRAYNAVGESDYSNEVVVIPGSTPGPPTDLQVISFSGNSVTLSWRDQSRSETGFKIERKVPGGSYTQINTVDANVTTYKDTGLVSGKTYIYRVRAYNSAGNSYFTNEVTVISGNIPDAPTNLTVTIASATEVNLTWMDKSDNETGFVIERKTLGDSFNEIATVGTNVTNYKNSGLAANTTYIYRIKAYGSGGSSSYSNEVSITLSDEMVAKSLSKTQGIEMNFLVGQTVYYSNNQLKIMDTAPIVIESRTLLPIKYIVEAMDATVAWNDKEKKATIYFKEKTIELWMNNNTAKVNGVSTLIDPSNTNVKPITLPPGRIMLPLRFVTENMGALVNWNPKSQEIIIIYPAE, from the coding sequence ATGAAAAGATTATCTTTTTTATTTATTATGATGTTTATAATAAGCACTATTTTTACCATATTCGTATTAGACAGCCAAGTTTTTGCTGAGATTATATCTAACCCCCCACCGATTTTAAATGCTTCAACTATTTCCAGTACCGGGATTAAATTAAACTGGACTTATAAAAGCAGTAACGAAACAGGATTTAAAATCGAAAGGAAAGTATCTGGAGGAAACTATAGTCAAATTGACAGGGTAGATGCAAATACAAAGTCTTACACTGATACAGGACTAACTGCCGACACAACTTATATTTACAGGATAAGAGCATATAATGATACAGAAGATTCCGTATACAGCAACGAAGTTACTGAAACGACTGAGGGGAGACCTGCTGCACCAACCAATCTTACTATAACATCCTCCACTAATACCAGTGTTAATCTAGCCTGGACAGATAAATCAAACAACGAAACAGGATTTAAGATTGAAAGGAAAGTATCTGGTGGAAGCTATGTTCAGATTGATATGGTGGGAGCAAATAAGACTACCTATAAGGATACGGACATAGATTCGGGAGAAAGATATGCCTATAGAATAAGAGCTTACAACTCAGCAGGGAATTCTGACTATAGTAATGAAGCTACCGTAACGACAGAGGGGAAACCTGCTGCCCCCACCAATCTTACTGTAATATCCTCCACTGGTAATAGTGTTACTTTATCTTGGAAAGATCAATCAAGAAACGAAACAGGGTTTAAGATTGAAAGGAAAGTATCCGGCGAAAACTATAAAGAAATCAATTCAGTACGTACAAATACTACTACTTATGAGGATAAAACCATAAGTTCCGGCAATAAATATACTTATAGGGTAAGAGCGTATAATGCTGTAGGGGAGTCTGATTACAGTAATGAAGTAGTGGTTATTCCCGGCAGTACTCCCGGTCCTCCTACAGACCTTCAAGTGATATCTTTCTCTGGTAACAGTGTTACTTTATCCTGGAGGGATCAATCAAGAAGCGAAACAGGATTTAAGATTGAAAGGAAAGTACCTGGTGGAAGCTATACTCAAATTAATACGGTTGATGCAAATGTAACTACTTATAAGGATACGGGTCTTGTTTCCGGTAAAACTTATATTTATCGAGTAAGAGCCTACAACTCCGCAGGAAATTCCTATTTTACTAATGAAGTTACAGTGATATCAGGAAATATTCCTGATGCTCCAACTAACCTGACAGTAACAATTGCTTCAGCAACTGAAGTGAACTTAACATGGATGGATAAGTCAGACAACGAAACAGGATTTGTTATTGAGAGAAAAACACTGGGGGATAGTTTCAATGAAATTGCCACTGTAGGAACGAATGTGACAAATTATAAAAATTCTGGTCTTGCTGCAAATACAACCTATATATATCGTATTAAAGCCTATGGTTCAGGTGGGAGTTCGTCCTATTCAAATGAAGTCAGCATAACACTTTCTGATGAAATGGTTGCTAAATCATTAAGTAAAACCCAAGGAATAGAGATGAATTTTTTAGTTGGACAAACTGTTTATTATAGTAATAATCAGCTAAAAATTATGGATACAGCACCAATCGTTATAGAATCCAGAACGTTGCTGCCAATTAAATATATTGTTGAAGCCATGGATGCTACAGTAGCATGGAATGATAAAGAAAAAAAAGCAACGATATACTTCAAAGAAAAAACAATTGAACTCTGGATGAATAACAATACTGCTAAAGTCAATGGTGTAAGCACACTCATCGACCCAAGCAATACTAATGTGAAACCAATTACTCTACCACCAGGTAGAATCATGCTTCCATTAAGATTTGTGACGGAAAATATGGGGGCACTGGTAAATTGGAATCCTAAATCACAAGAAATAATAATAATTTATCCCGCTGAGTAA
- a CDS encoding copper amine oxidase N-terminal domain-containing protein, whose amino-acid sequence MKRKVPYFFIKHSTIKFIIICILLNLGMPSYAESSENIIEVFMFKINAKTYYSKGIMKTLDTAPIIENGLTMIPFRTIFEELGYSIQWFEETSTMMATNKYNTIQLKLNDKRAIVNGKEKLMDAAPKFKNSIMMVPLNFIAENIDVTVEWREKTQIIIISRMRQFNLGKVMIYEKTNKKNDVLTYDGNIITIFPFENKEIRNWYAYKGKILLTVFDKTHNNNNFIIFKDNKFEILINNFDIKDAFEYNNNLILHGYDRDQKENNLYRFDGNNLILIQKDFYMGKYYIFKDKLIINKYDSERDYLLLAFDKNSWKPGIIEHGFIIQDMREDENYLYMAGVEQSGKKRPLAAYTGKTTDFHSFILLHPNPNTKVNLHDITIYKDKLYFVKGGKLITYEDEQEKEIIFNHTGDVYKRYNISSIVNYNDTLYLAVSGGAYVDKDGKSMKFEGDKIKPGVVNFSLLNLDVILEDFKFSKFIDLKNRLMILGIDNREGKDDNVLYVTTDGSRFSLALDVSAVNDTITLGNNTFIAVKDKDRITNKARDTMLLYNNNQITNLILGMSTRKWSIVNNNFIFQGYEADIKKNKVYTYGRIFKELMDNFEAKYWEVVGDNLFINGTHPDDKLQRLYKFDGKELVELRENIEIINIIKMRSQYYLIYARDKTPKSPTSGKKILYVFDNFNNEFIEMKVDIEVSDMIFIE is encoded by the coding sequence ATGAAAAGGAAAGTTCCATATTTTTTTATAAAACATAGCACTATTAAGTTCATAATAATATGTATTTTGCTTAATTTGGGTATGCCGTCTTATGCTGAATCCAGTGAAAATATCATTGAGGTTTTTATGTTTAAAATAAACGCAAAAACCTATTATTCAAAAGGTATAATGAAAACATTGGATACTGCACCTATTATTGAAAATGGTTTAACCATGATTCCATTCAGGACAATATTTGAAGAACTTGGCTATTCTATTCAATGGTTTGAAGAAACATCTACTATGATGGCTACAAATAAATATAATACAATTCAGTTGAAATTGAATGATAAAAGGGCTATCGTTAACGGAAAAGAAAAACTAATGGATGCTGCACCAAAATTTAAAAACTCAATTATGATGGTTCCCCTTAATTTTATTGCAGAAAATATCGATGTAACTGTTGAATGGAGAGAGAAAACACAAATCATTATTATTAGTAGAATGAGACAGTTTAATTTGGGAAAGGTTATGATCTATGAAAAGACCAATAAGAAAAATGATGTCCTTACATATGATGGCAATATAATTACAATATTTCCTTTTGAGAATAAAGAAATCAGAAATTGGTACGCATATAAGGGAAAAATACTGTTAACTGTATTTGATAAGACTCATAATAACAATAATTTTATAATTTTTAAAGACAATAAATTTGAAATTTTGATAAATAATTTCGATATCAAAGATGCCTTTGAATATAATAATAACTTGATCTTACATGGTTATGACCGGGATCAAAAAGAAAATAATCTTTATCGATTTGACGGAAATAACCTTATATTGATACAAAAAGATTTTTATATGGGAAAATATTATATTTTTAAAGACAAACTTATAATAAACAAGTACGATAGTGAAAGAGACTACCTTCTTTTAGCCTTTGACAAAAACTCGTGGAAACCTGGGATTATTGAACATGGTTTTATTATTCAGGACATGAGAGAAGATGAAAATTACTTGTATATGGCAGGTGTTGAGCAGTCGGGCAAAAAGAGGCCTTTAGCTGCATATACAGGAAAAACAACGGATTTTCACAGCTTTATATTATTACATCCCAATCCAAATACTAAAGTTAATTTACATGATATTACAATATATAAAGACAAATTATACTTTGTTAAAGGTGGTAAGTTAATCACATATGAAGATGAACAAGAAAAAGAAATAATATTTAATCATACTGGAGACGTATATAAAAGATATAATATATCTTCAATCGTTAACTATAATGATACATTATATCTGGCTGTTTCAGGAGGAGCTTATGTTGATAAAGATGGGAAAAGTATGAAATTTGAGGGTGATAAAATAAAACCAGGAGTAGTAAATTTTTCCTTACTCAATCTGGATGTAATTTTAGAGGATTTTAAGTTCAGTAAATTTATAGATTTGAAAAACAGACTGATGATTTTAGGTATAGATAATAGGGAAGGAAAAGATGATAATGTGCTGTATGTAACCACTGATGGCAGTAGATTTTCTCTGGCTCTTGATGTATCTGCTGTTAATGATACAATTACCCTGGGAAACAATACATTTATTGCTGTAAAGGATAAGGATAGGATCACAAACAAAGCCAGGGACACAATGCTCTTATATAATAATAATCAAATAACCAATTTAATTCTAGGGATGTCTACCAGAAAATGGTCTATTGTTAATAATAACTTCATTTTTCAAGGATATGAAGCTGATATCAAGAAAAATAAAGTATATACATACGGTAGAATATTTAAAGAATTGATGGATAATTTTGAAGCAAAATACTGGGAAGTTGTAGGAGATAATCTTTTTATTAATGGTACTCATCCGGATGACAAGCTTCAAAGACTATATAAATTTGACGGAAAAGAATTGGTTGAATTAAGAGAAAATATTGAAATTATTAACATTATTAAAATGAGGAGTCAGTATTATCTTATTTATGCCAGAGATAAAACCCCTAAGTCTCCTACATCAGGGAAAAAAATATTATATGTATTTGACAACTTCAATAATGAGTTTATAGAAATGAAAGTAGATATTGAAGTATCCGATATGATATTTATTGAGTAA
- a CDS encoding prepilin peptidase: MVLTLITILGVFIGSFLNVCIHRIPLGKSVVYNSSHCPQCRTSLKFYDLIPVVSYLVLGGKCRYCHGNIKLRYPMIELFTGVVYLVLGYKFYTDIQLLKYLFLFSVLIVIFFIDLQHKIIPDGLVIIIMMWGIIWQFFTPEISWVNAIGGALLGGGTLLVLALITEGGFGGGDIKLMFAIGMYFGVLHTLLTLFLAFITGGLFGIVLILMKGYTRKDFIAFAPFLILGIVMSILCGDFIIRLYRSLW; this comes from the coding sequence ATGGTTTTAACGCTTATTACAATCTTAGGAGTTTTCATTGGTTCCTTTTTAAATGTATGTATTCATAGGATACCTCTAGGAAAATCAGTAGTGTATAATTCATCTCACTGTCCTCAATGTCGAACTTCGTTAAAATTTTATGACTTGATTCCTGTGGTAAGCTATTTGGTTTTAGGAGGAAAGTGCAGATATTGTCATGGAAACATCAAACTTCGGTACCCTATGATAGAGCTTTTTACGGGAGTGGTGTATTTAGTCCTAGGTTATAAGTTTTATACGGATATACAGTTACTTAAATATTTATTTTTATTTTCTGTTCTTATTGTGATATTTTTCATTGATTTACAACATAAAATCATTCCTGACGGCTTAGTAATCATTATTATGATGTGGGGAATAATTTGGCAGTTTTTTACTCCAGAGATCAGCTGGGTTAACGCTATAGGAGGAGCATTACTGGGAGGAGGAACACTTTTAGTACTGGCACTGATAACCGAAGGGGGGTTCGGCGGCGGTGATATTAAGCTAATGTTTGCGATAGGGATGTACTTCGGGGTGTTACATACTCTCCTGACCCTTTTTCTTGCCTTTATCACTGGGGGATTGTTTGGCATAGTGCTTATATTGATGAAGGGTTATACCAGAAAGGATTTCATAGCATTTGCACCCTTTTTAATACTAGGCATAGTGATGTCTATCCTTTGTGGTGATTTTATAATCCGATTATATAGGTCTCTCTGGTAA
- a CDS encoding type II secretion system F family protein → MPSYNYEAIDYKGKTVKGLVSGASSTEAASNLRKNGLIITKIFEENLHIMDKPTAESLNFDNLLIKISIVKAADVVLFLIQLGALINAGVSIISSLSILEKQTSNKKFKHALLEIRKDVELGNPLSEAMSKFPRIFPLMVTNVLKTGETSGLIEVAINRITSYWDEKLTLRNQIITSLSYPAIILIVAIGAITYMLGKVIPEIAAFLDTMGGELPWITQLLITISDKVSSNLINIGVGLGIFIVTLVSAHFIAFTRLKIDKYKIYLPILGGVFHYSDIVFFAKTLAMLIGSGIPVIAALKATRDTMSNRAVKLIIDGMVESISYGDSISDPMFKAGKFFPLMMANMIKVGEETGGLDSCFEMVGDIYSRLLDMKIKRMIGVIEPIMLIFLGGFVAFIAAAMIMAIISAYS, encoded by the coding sequence ATGCCTAGCTACAATTACGAAGCTATTGATTATAAAGGTAAAACTGTAAAAGGACTTGTATCTGGAGCCAGCTCTACAGAAGCAGCAAGTAATCTGCGTAAAAACGGTTTAATTATAACAAAAATATTTGAAGAGAACCTGCATATCATGGATAAGCCGACAGCTGAATCTTTGAATTTTGATAATTTATTGATTAAGATCAGTATTGTAAAAGCAGCTGATGTTGTGCTGTTTTTAATTCAGTTGGGAGCCTTAATCAATGCAGGCGTTTCTATTATTTCTTCTCTTTCTATTCTGGAGAAGCAGACAAGCAATAAGAAATTTAAGCATGCCCTTTTAGAAATCCGTAAAGATGTAGAGCTTGGTAATCCTCTAAGTGAAGCAATGAGTAAGTTTCCAAGAATCTTTCCGCTTATGGTGACAAATGTATTAAAAACGGGAGAAACCAGCGGGTTAATTGAGGTGGCAATAAATCGTATTACTTCTTACTGGGATGAAAAGCTGACCCTTAGAAACCAGATTATTACAAGTCTTTCTTATCCAGCCATCATTTTAATAGTAGCTATTGGTGCAATTACTTATATGTTGGGTAAAGTAATTCCTGAGATTGCAGCGTTTTTGGATACCATGGGAGGGGAGCTGCCATGGATTACTCAGCTTCTTATAACTATTTCAGATAAGGTTTCCAGTAATCTGATTAACATAGGAGTTGGTTTAGGTATATTCATTGTTACCCTGGTTAGTGCTCATTTTATAGCCTTTACTAGATTAAAAATTGATAAATATAAGATTTATCTTCCTATATTGGGAGGAGTTTTTCATTACTCGGATATTGTTTTTTTTGCTAAAACCCTTGCTATGTTGATTGGCAGTGGTATTCCTGTCATTGCAGCACTTAAAGCTACCAGGGATACCATGAGTAATAGGGCTGTAAAACTTATTATTGATGGTATGGTAGAAAGTATAAGTTATGGTGATAGTATTTCTGACCCTATGTTTAAAGCAGGAAAATTTTTTCCATTAATGATGGCTAATATGATTAAGGTAGGAGAAGAAACAGGAGGTTTAGATTCTTGTTTTGAGATGGTTGGTGATATTTACTCAAGACTTCTTGATATGAAAATAAAGCGGATGATTGGTGTCATAGAACCTATCATGTTGATTTTTCTGGGAGGATTTGTGGCTTTTATTGCAGCAGCAATGATCATGGCAATTATATCCGCCTATTCTTAA
- a CDS encoding GspE/PulE family protein: protein MVRQKIGNFLVSKGVLSLKEVATALKEQQKTGKKLGEVLVDMGFVKEEQMLMLLGEFFGMKLFPINEVDMNPELTDMIPSLMASKHNIVPVALRENTLLVACNEPIKNIILENLKRITNKKIQPVLMKSSEITEIIQQNYQLDTTPIVVEEQTTAEEPDYAVKLVESMIIRSIMERASDLHLEPDDEGLRVRMRVDGHLKTVEVYPSNVAAQVISRLKILGNMNIAEKRSPQDGGFMFSQENGASASIRISILPSAKGEKAVLRIFSLKNKQLKLEDIGMEKEIMASFREILQLPHGLILVTGPTGSGKTFTLYSALKFLINDKVNIITIEDPVELQMNRITQVQVDENSRKLTFSSTLRAVLRQDPDVVMVGEIRDTETARLALQAALTGHLVLSTLHTNDAVSAIDRLIDMGCERFLVSSALRGVVAQRLIRIVCPNCREKYIPTSAELETLGIEPDSEEAFYSSKGCVYCNGTGYKGRSGIFELLVINRELQKMIAAGIDTADIKEYLKDHMHTLREDGIMKIRNGIATFTDILKATMDL, encoded by the coding sequence ATGGTAAGACAAAAAATTGGCAACTTTCTTGTTAGTAAGGGTGTTCTAAGTCTTAAGGAAGTTGCTACTGCTTTGAAAGAACAACAAAAAACTGGAAAAAAATTAGGCGAAGTACTGGTGGATATGGGTTTTGTCAAAGAAGAACAAATGCTTATGCTACTGGGTGAGTTTTTCGGCATGAAGCTTTTTCCTATAAATGAAGTTGATATGAATCCTGAACTCACTGACATGATCCCTTCTCTAATGGCTTCAAAACACAACATAGTCCCTGTCGCCTTAAGAGAAAACACTCTATTGGTAGCATGTAACGAACCGATTAAGAATATCATTTTAGAAAACCTCAAGCGTATTACAAATAAGAAGATTCAGCCTGTACTGATGAAATCATCAGAGATTACAGAAATTATCCAACAAAACTATCAATTAGATACGACACCGATTGTAGTGGAGGAACAAACCACAGCAGAGGAACCAGATTATGCAGTAAAATTAGTAGAAAGTATGATTATAAGATCTATTATGGAGCGTGCCTCTGACCTCCATCTGGAGCCAGACGACGAAGGTCTGCGGGTTCGTATGAGGGTTGACGGACATCTGAAAACTGTGGAGGTTTATCCAAGTAACGTAGCTGCTCAGGTTATTTCACGGCTTAAAATATTGGGCAATATGAATATAGCAGAAAAACGCAGTCCTCAAGACGGTGGTTTTATGTTTAGTCAGGAAAATGGCGCTTCAGCAAGTATTCGTATATCCATTTTACCCAGTGCCAAAGGAGAGAAAGCTGTTCTAAGAATTTTTTCCCTGAAAAATAAGCAATTGAAGCTTGAAGATATTGGTATGGAAAAAGAAATCATGGCGTCTTTTCGGGAAATTTTACAACTGCCTCACGGCCTGATTCTTGTTACAGGGCCTACAGGCAGCGGAAAAACCTTCACTCTATATTCTGCCCTTAAATTTTTAATAAATGACAAGGTAAATATCATCACTATTGAAGATCCAGTAGAACTGCAAATGAACCGTATTACTCAGGTGCAAGTGGATGAAAATTCTAGAAAATTAACCTTTAGCAGTACTTTAAGGGCGGTTTTGAGACAGGATCCTGACGTTGTAATGGTAGGAGAAATAAGAGATACAGAAACTGCCCGCCTAGCCCTGCAAGCTGCTCTTACTGGTCATCTGGTGCTTTCTACTCTTCATACCAATGATGCGGTAAGTGCTATTGACAGGCTTATCGATATGGGTTGTGAGCGTTTTTTGGTTAGTTCGGCTTTAAGGGGAGTTGTGGCTCAGCGACTTATTAGAATCGTTTGTCCTAATTGTAGAGAGAAATATATTCCTACTTCAGCTGAATTGGAAACATTGGGAATAGAACCAGATAGTGAAGAAGCTTTTTATTCCAGCAAAGGCTGTGTCTACTGCAATGGTACAGGATACAAAGGAAGATCAGGAATTTTTGAGCTATTAGTAATTAATCGGGAATTACAAAAGATGATTGCAGCAGGTATTGATACAGCAGATATTAAAGAATACTTAAAAGACCATATGCATACCCTTCGGGAAGACGGTATAATGAAAATCCGTAATGGCATAGCTACATTTACAGATATACTTAAAGCTACTATGGATTTATAA
- a CDS encoding type IV pilus twitching motility protein PilT, with amino-acid sequence MFSVAWQTIYLYLKSLGLPQSVFNLPDLRNGLVLVTGTTGSGKSTTLAAIIDRINKQYKHNIITVEDPIEYIHQNIQSIVNQRELHADVDSFADALRSALRADPDVILVGEMRDLETIRTVIRAAETGHLVFSTLHSRDAASSINRIIGVFPPDEQSQIRQQLSSCLKAVISQQLLPKVDGTGRVLASEVMMVTPAIGNLIRLGKPESICQTIETSTKLGMQTMDQCLEKLVKNKVIDAEIAMKAAVNHSSLEEKIGQYIRSK; translated from the coding sequence GTGTTTTCCGTAGCCTGGCAGACAATATACCTTTACTTGAAAAGTCTAGGGTTACCCCAATCGGTTTTTAACCTGCCGGATCTCAGAAATGGTTTAGTATTGGTTACCGGAACTACAGGAAGTGGTAAGTCTACTACTTTGGCAGCTATAATTGATAGGATTAATAAACAGTACAAGCACAATATTATTACAGTTGAAGACCCTATTGAATATATTCATCAAAACATACAGAGTATTGTTAATCAGCGGGAATTGCACGCAGATGTAGATTCTTTTGCCGATGCTCTGAGGTCGGCCCTTAGAGCGGATCCCGATGTAATTTTGGTGGGGGAGATGAGGGACTTAGAAACAATACGGACTGTAATCAGAGCTGCTGAGACAGGACATCTAGTATTTTCTACCCTTCACTCCCGTGATGCTGCTTCTTCTATAAACAGAATCATCGGGGTGTTTCCACCTGATGAACAATCTCAGATAAGACAACAATTATCTTCCTGTTTAAAAGCAGTAATTTCTCAACAGCTGTTGCCTAAAGTAGATGGGACGGGAAGAGTTCTGGCTTCAGAAGTAATGATGGTAACTCCTGCTATAGGTAATCTTATTCGGCTGGGAAAACCGGAGAGCATTTGTCAGACTATTGAAACAAGTACTAAGCTGGGGATGCAAACAATGGACCAATGTCTAGAAAAACTGGTAAAAAACAAAGTAATCGATGCAGAAATAGCTATGAAGGCAGCTGTAAATCATTCTTCTCTGGAAGAAAAAATTGGACAATACATAAGGAGTAAATAA